A window of the Kazachstania africana CBS 2517 chromosome 10, complete genome genome harbors these coding sequences:
- the RPN12 gene encoding proteasome regulatory particle lid subunit RPN12 (similar to Saccharomyces cerevisiae RPN12 (YFR052W); ancestral locus Anc_3.580), whose protein sequence is MSDLPQLAKSLSIAFDSKDYKTCEKLLSPIKIELIKANLLIPDSNRLANETYLNDLEITKKSWKLVPISSIFNMKFDVFQNYFAQLRSFYFNSNSILSRSSNKSKLVSLYLLILLSKGDVTKFHSELEYLDHQIINLQDDELLSLPIRVDKFLMEGSYQKAWNLLQSGLNEVPEFKVFTVTLMNTIRDEISNNIELSYNDLPLSNIKALLFFNNEKETESFALQRDWSIKNSIVTFDQENILEDNVESNGNETENNLIEKILGYAIDLETIV, encoded by the coding sequence ATGTCAGATTTACCTCAATTGGCGAAGAGTTTGTCTATAGCGTTCGATTCAAAAGACTACAAGACCTGTGAGAAACTTTTATCTCCGATTAAAATAGAATTAATTAAGGCTAATCTTTTAATTCCCGACTCTAACAGATTAGCTAATGAAACATACTTGAATGATTTGGAAATAACTAAAAAATCATGGAAATTGGTGCCAATTTCTTCCATCTTCAACATGAAATTCGAcgttttccaaaattattttgcTCAATTAAGATCATTCTATTTTAATAGTAActcaattttatcaagatcttcaaataaatcaaaattagtGAGCTTGTACCTTTTAATCTTACTTTCAAAAGGTGATGTTACGAAGTTCCACtctgaattagaatatttagatcatcaaattataaatttacaagatgatgaattacTATCCCTACCTATTAGAGTAGATAAATTCCTCATGGAGGGTTCTTACCAAAAAGCTTGGAATCTTCTACAATCTGGTTTAAATGAAGTCCCTGAATTCAAAGTATTTACTGTCACCCTAATGAACACTATCAGAGACgaaatttctaataatatCGAGTTATCCTATAATGATTTGCCTCTATCCAATATTAAAGcacttttatttttcaataatgaaaaggaGACTGAAAGTTTTGCATTACAAAGAGATTGGAGtattaaaaattcaatcgTTACATTCgatcaagaaaatattcttgaagatAACGTTGAGTCTAATGGaaatgaaactgaaaataatttaatcgagaaaattttgggTTACGCCATCGATTTAGAAACAATTGTGTAA
- the RET2 gene encoding coatomer subunit delta (similar to Saccharomyces cerevisiae RET2 (YFR051C); ancestral locus Anc_3.575), whose protein sequence is MVVLAASITTSNGKPLLSRQFKDLSRDRVLELLSNFQNLVSLKHSSNHTFVEDDHVRYVYKPFDDFYIILITNRQSNIVQDLSTLNLFSQTINAFLNNQFDQYEIYNKAFEILSSFDEIVSMGGYKEHLSLNQVNTYIAMESHEEKIQEIIERNKEIEATEERKRRAKEIARKEQERKNGMIYPSGNDFTAGANASNLNNAYNSYYSHASPAAQQSYLKQQQQQQHHHQQLPQSIPNSGPRAGMKLSGLGNNSNINAKRLNTSRVQTSSPSINNILEQDEKPIENNGILIQINETVNSEINRDGTVQSSELKGSLELRINDPELAHATIKLADSMNVKDRTFQFKTHPNIDKNSFLNNKIISLRDKSKSFPSNDHSLGVLRWRKIGSAGDKSLIPLEVSTWVTENSSNKFDVTVEFELNNDLEEKLDSIANLYFTIPVANGSISINEDSNDFSASIVNVDDEFGTTIKVESSLERGQSGLISFSVNADGEDSLFPINVSYKNYNIKENKSISGVAIEDIVNNEDSAFPYDSVANLTTEEYIIV, encoded by the coding sequence ATGGTCGTATTAGCTGCTTCAATTACTACCAGTAACGGTAAACCATTGCTATCAAGACAATTTAAAGATCTTTCCAGAGATCGTGTCCTCGAATTACTATCtaatttccaaaatttggTATCTTTAAAacattcttcaaatcatACTTTTGTTGAAGATGACCATGTCAGATACGTCTACAAACCATTCGATGACTTCTATATTATCCTAATCACTAACCGCCAATCGAATATCGTCCAAGATCTATCAACTTTAAACCTTTTCTCTCAAACAATCAATGCATTTTTAAATAACCAATTTGATCAGtatgaaatttataataaGGCCTTTGAAATCTTAAGTTCATTCGATGAAATCGTCTCAATGGGTGGATACAAGGAACATTTATCTTTAAATCAAGTCAACACTTACATTGCTATGGAATCTcatgaagaaaagatacaagaaatcattgaacgtaataaagaaattgaagccACGGAAGAAAGAAAACGTCGTGCAAAAGAAATTGCAAGAAAGGAACAGGAAAGAAAGAATGGTATGATTTACCCATCAGGTAACGATTTCACTGCAGGTGCAAATGCTTCCAATTTGAATAACGCTTATAACAGTTATTATAGTCATGCTTCTCCAGCTGCTCAACAATCGTACTTGaagcaacaacaacaacaacaacatcatcatcagcAACTACCGCAATCAATTCCAAACTCAGGACCTCGTGCGGGAATGAAATTGTCAGGTTTAGGTAATAACAGTAATATTAATGCAAAAAGGCTAAATACATCTCGTGTTCAAACATCTTCTCCAAGTATAAACAACATATTGgaacaagatgaaaaaCCAATAGAAAATAATGGTATCTTAATCcaaattaatgaaactGTCAATTCCGAAATTAATCGTGATGGTACCGTTCAATCTTCAGAATTGAAAGGTTCTCTTGAATTAAGGATTAACGACCCAGAATTAGCTCATGCAACAATAAAATTAGCTGATTCGATGAACGTTAAAGATCGTACATTCCAGTTCAAGACGCATCCAAACATTGACAAAAACtcatttttaaataataaaatcatctCATTAAGggataaatcaaaatccTTCCCATCAAATGACCATAGTCTAGGTGTATTAAGATGGAGAAAAATTGGTTCTGCAGGTGATAAATCACTAATTCCATTGGAGGTCTCTACATGGGTCACGGAAAATAGTTCAAATAAATTCGATGTTACAGTCGAATTCGAACTTAACAATGATTTAGAAGAGAAATTAGATTCCATTGCtaatttatatttcacGATACCTGTTGCAAATGGCTCCATATCTATTAATGAAGATTCTAACGATTTCAGCGCCTCCATTGTTAAcgttgatgatgaatttggtACTACCATTAAAGTAGAATCTTCCCTAGAAAGAGGACAGTCAGGTCTAATCAGTTTCAGTGTCAATGCAGACGGTGAAGATTCTCTTTTCCCAATTAATGTTTCCTATAAAAACTACAATATTAAAGAGAATAAGAGTATCAGTGGCGTTGCCATCGAAGATATTgtcaataatgaagattcGGCCTTCCCATATGATTCGGTGGCAAACTTAACTACTGAAGAATACATTATCGTATAA
- the HXK1 gene encoding hexokinase 1 (similar to Saccharomyces cerevisiae HXK1 (YFR053C) and HXK2 (YGL253W); ancestral locus Anc_3.581) — MVHLGPKKPPMRKGSMADVPQDLIEAMTEVESSFTVSGEQLRKVVDHFVSELEKGLSKKGGNIPMIPAWVVKYPTGKEKGDYLAIDLGGTNLRVVLVKLGGDNTFDTTQSKYKLPDHIRTTQDSEELFRFIAECLEAFVKETYIDGVKGTLPLGFTFSYPASQDKINEGILQRWTKGFDIPGVEGHDVVGMLQKQMKAKNLPIDVVALINDTTGTLVASLYTDPDTKMGVIFGTGVNGAYFEQVSDIEKLEGKLSDDIPPSSLMAINCEYGSFDNEHVALPRTKYDIIVDKQSPRPGQQTFEKMSSGYYLGELLRLTIVDLHDRGLILNHQDMSELNKPYVMDTSYPAKIVEDPFENLEDTDNLLQKDLKVKTTVQERKVIRRIAESIGRRSARISVCGIAAVCQKRGYTSGHIAADGSVYKMYPNFKEMAHEGLRDIHEWTETDPSKYPIQIVSAEDGSGAGAAVIAALTEERLAKGLSVGLTGA; from the coding sequence atggTTCATTTAGGTCCAAAAAAGCCACCAATGAGAAAGGGCTCCATGGCTGACGTCCCACAAGATTTAATCGAAGCAATGACCGAGGTTGAAAGCTCGTTCACTGTCTCCGGTGAACAATTAAGAAAAGTTGTTGACCATTTCGTCAGCGAATTAGAAAAAGGTTTATCCAAGAAAGGTGGTAATATTCCTATGATTCCAGCTTGGGTTGTCAAGTACCCAACCGGTAAAGAAAAGGGAGACTATTTAGCCATTGATCTAGGTGGAACTAACTTAAGAGTTGTCTTAGTCAAATTAGGTGGTGACAACACATTCGACACTACTCAATCCAAGTACAAATTACCAGATCACATCAGAACTACTCAGGACTCCGAAGAATTGTTCAGATTCATTGCTGAATGTTTAGAGGCTTTCGTCAAGGAAACATACATTGACGGAGTTAAAGGTACCTTACCATTAGGTTTCACTTTCTCCTACCCAGCTTCTCAAGACAAGATTAACGAAGGTATTTTACAAAGATGGACCAAGGGCTTCGATATTCCAGGTGTCGAAGGTCATGATGTTGTTGGAATGTTACAAAAGCAAATGAAAGCTAAAAATCTTCCAATTGACGTTGTCGCTTTAATTAACGATACCACTGGTACTTTAGTTGCTTCTTTATACACTGACCCAGACACAAAGATGGGTGTTATTTTCGGTACTGGTGTCAATGGTGCTTATTTCGAACAAGTCTCtgacattgaaaaattagaggGAAAATTGAGTGATGACATACCGCCAAGTTCCTTAATGGCTATCAACTGTGAATACGGTTCCTTCGATAACGAACATGTTGCTTTACCAAGAACTAAGTatgatattattgttgACAAACAATCTCCAAGACCAGGTCAACAAACTTTCGAAAAGATGTCTTCTGGTTACTATTTAGGTGAATTATTAAGATTAACCATTGTTGACTTACATGACCGCggtttaattttaaatcaCCAAGACATGAGTGAATTAAACAAGCCCTACGTCATGGATACATCATACCCAGCTAAGATTGTTGAAGATCCATTTGAAAACCTAGAGGATACCGACAATTTATTACAAAAGGACTTGAAGGTCAAGACTACTGTTCAAGAACGTAAGGTTATCAGACGTATTGCCGAATCTATTGGTAGAAGATCCGCTAGAATTTCTGTTTGTGGTATTGCTGCTGTCTGTCAGAAGAGAGGTTACACTTCAGGACATATTGCTGCCGATGGTTCTGTCTACAAGATGTATCCAAACTTTAAGGAAATGGCACATGAAGGTTTGAGAGATATTCATGAGTGGACTGAAACCGATCCAAGCAAATATCcaattcaaattgtttCAGCTGAAGATGGTTCAGGTGCTGGTGCTGCTGTCATTGCTGCTTTAACTGAAGAAAGATTAGCTAAGGGATTATCTGTTGGTTTAACTGGTGCTTAA
- the KAFR0J00100 gene encoding arginase family protein, with protein MSSGDNSTVRLVFPLWQGGVLPAYQFGSELLEWLSPATSMPVICVPVPKFEGDFTKDVKEVEEDGLVFKPELLTQLTAARDELEKNKPAKIVTLGGDCLVSLAPFAYLSEKYGEDFGILWIDTHPDVSQPGQFNHVHAHVLGNLMGHGDNDIVSKLVAKPTGSSNVMIAGIHDPLDYEQEFLTKYNISTCSAKEVQAGAKSVFQWIHDRNIKKLAIHIDLDVLNEAKFHSLYFSRPNVPENAFDGIAQGELSMLNVINLVNQVKKDCAIVGITIAEYLPWDAINLKTMLQKLPLIGDDSN; from the coding sequence ATGAGTTCCGGTGATAATTCTACTGTTCGTCTTGTATTTCCGTTATGGCAAGGAGGTGTTTTGCCAGCTTATCAATTTGGTTCAGAGTTACTAGAATGGCTTTCGCCCGCAACGAGCATGCCAGTAATTTGTGTCCCAgttccaaaatttgaaggTGATTTTACCAAGGACGTGAAAGAAGTGGAAGAAGATGGTCTCGTATTCAAACCGGAGTTACTTACACAGCTCACAGCTGCCAGAGATGAActagagaaaaataaaccTGCAAAAATCGTGACATTAGGTGGAGATTGCCTAGTGTCCCTGGCACCATTTGCTTATTTGAGTGAGAAATACGGTGaagattttggaattttatGGATTGACACACACCCAGACGTTTCGCAACCTGGTCAGTTCAACCATGTCCATGCTCATGTCCTGGGAAATTTAATGGGCCATGGTGATAATGACATTGTCTCAAAACTTGTAGCAAAACCAACAGGTTCCTCCAATGTTATGATTGCTGGAATTCACGATCCACTGGACTATGAACAGGAATTTTTAACCAAGTATAACATTTCAACATGTTCTGCAAAGGAAGTTCAAGCCGGAGCCAAATCTGTTTTCCAATGGATTCATGACagaaatattaaaaaactCGCAATCCATATTGATCTGGACGTATTGAATGAGGCTAAATTCCAttcattgtatttttcaCGTCCAAATGTACCTGAAAATGCCTTTGATGGAATTGCTCAAGGTGAACTAAGTATGTTGAACGTCATAAACCTGGTCAATCAAGTTAAAAAAGATTGTGCTATTGTTGGGATTACAATCGCAGAATATTTGCCTTGGGATgctataaatttgaaaactatGCTTCAAAAGCTACCCTTGATCGGAGATGATTCTAACTGA